A single region of the Oncorhynchus tshawytscha isolate Ot180627B unplaced genomic scaffold, Otsh_v2.0 Un_scaffold_3409_pilon_pilon, whole genome shotgun sequence genome encodes:
- the siglec15l gene encoding sialic acid binding Ig-like lectin 15, like isoform X1, with product MVQTQLFSLFSVITGTFSQPWSMTVPPVVNSTIGGDVVLPCSFTHPKQQDYSKGITVQWITRQFHDTPFFQCKVKNVTTGGMNECSVPESYQRFSVKGDPKQRDLSLLIRDLTVTDNGVYFCRVELDYYWGDGKWQTASGTQLNIIAKAQILSLSWVEASLGPGNGSLRCVVEGNPPSTITWFSSSKGNIDPGVSTIGTHPFQWTSSIPYFTQEVYTCRAENSLGRAERRFPPGPTALTVALSVCGVLLLLLLLGVALFYLRKRGYRRFCNSEKIKQQSELCTDPAIAMVSESSIYANVSEMESPQSLYKHNSPEDGDMELNLVYSDVQLNTTTQSPQRSSRVPIPDEGVHYAIVKPG from the exons GCACCTTCTCACAACCATGGTCCATGACAGTTCCCCCTGTAGTGAACAGCACCATAGGAGGAGATGTGGTCCTACCCTGCTCCTTCACCCACCCCAAGCAACAAGACTACTCCAAAGGCATCACAGTTCAGTGGATCACCAGACAATTCCATGATACGCCCTTCTTCCAATGCAAGGTGAAAAATGTTACTACGGGTGGAATGAATGAATGCTCCGTTCCAGAGTCATACCAACGCTTCTCAGTCAAAGGAGACCCTAAGCAGagggatctctctctcctcatcagaGATCTGACGGTCACAGACAATGGAGTTTACTTCTGCAGAGTAGAGCTGGACTATTACTGGGGTGATGGGAAGTGGCAGACTGCCAGCGGCACACAGCTCAATATCATTG CTAAGGCCCAGATTCTCAGCCTGTCTTGGGTAGAGGCGTCCCTCGGACCAGGCAACGGGAGCCTCAGGTGTGTAGTTGAGGGGAACCCCCCATCCACCATCACCTGGTTCTCCTCCTCTAAGGGCAACATAGACCCAGGTGTCAGCACCATAGGAACCCACCCATTTCAGTGGACCAGTTCAATCCCCTACTTCACCCAGGAAGTGTACACCTGCAGGGCAGAGAACAGCCTGGGGAGGGCAGAGAGACGGTTCCCCCCTGGACCCACTGCGCTGACCGTagccctctctgtgtgtggggtcCTGCTTCTGCTGCTGCTCCTTGGCGTGGCTTTATTTTACCTGAGAAAAAGAG GATACCGGAGATTCTGCAATTCAGAAAAGATTAAGCAGCAATCTGAGTTGTGCACAGATCCTGCTATAG CTATGGTCAGTGAATCCTCTATCTACGCCAATGTCTCAGAAATGG AAAGCCCACAGTCATTGTATAAACATAATTCACCAGAAGATGGCGACATGGAGCTAAATCTGGTATACTCAGACGTTCAACTGAACACCACCACTCAAT CACCCCAAAGAAGCTCTCGTGTCCCCATACCAGATGAAG GTGTCCACTATGCTATTGTGAAGCCAGGGTGA
- the siglec15l gene encoding sialic acid binding Ig-like lectin 15, like isoform X2, whose product MVQTQLFSLFSVITGTFSQPWSMTVPPVVNSTIGGDVVLPCSFTHPKQQDYSKGITVQWITRQFHDTPFFQCKVKNVTTGGMNECSVPESYQRFSVKGDPKQRDLSLLIRDLTVTDNGVYFCRVELDYYWGDGKWQTASGTQLNIIAKAQILSLSWVEASLGPGNGSLRCVVEGNPPSTITWFSSSKGNIDPGVSTIGTHPFQWTSSIPYFTQEVYTCRAENSLGRAERRFPPGPTALTVALSVCGVLLLLLLLGVALFYLRKRGYRRFCNSEKIKQQSELCTDPAIESPQSLYKHNSPEDGDMELNLVYSDVQLNTTTQSPQRSSRVPIPDEGVHYAIVKPG is encoded by the exons GCACCTTCTCACAACCATGGTCCATGACAGTTCCCCCTGTAGTGAACAGCACCATAGGAGGAGATGTGGTCCTACCCTGCTCCTTCACCCACCCCAAGCAACAAGACTACTCCAAAGGCATCACAGTTCAGTGGATCACCAGACAATTCCATGATACGCCCTTCTTCCAATGCAAGGTGAAAAATGTTACTACGGGTGGAATGAATGAATGCTCCGTTCCAGAGTCATACCAACGCTTCTCAGTCAAAGGAGACCCTAAGCAGagggatctctctctcctcatcagaGATCTGACGGTCACAGACAATGGAGTTTACTTCTGCAGAGTAGAGCTGGACTATTACTGGGGTGATGGGAAGTGGCAGACTGCCAGCGGCACACAGCTCAATATCATTG CTAAGGCCCAGATTCTCAGCCTGTCTTGGGTAGAGGCGTCCCTCGGACCAGGCAACGGGAGCCTCAGGTGTGTAGTTGAGGGGAACCCCCCATCCACCATCACCTGGTTCTCCTCCTCTAAGGGCAACATAGACCCAGGTGTCAGCACCATAGGAACCCACCCATTTCAGTGGACCAGTTCAATCCCCTACTTCACCCAGGAAGTGTACACCTGCAGGGCAGAGAACAGCCTGGGGAGGGCAGAGAGACGGTTCCCCCCTGGACCCACTGCGCTGACCGTagccctctctgtgtgtggggtcCTGCTTCTGCTGCTGCTCCTTGGCGTGGCTTTATTTTACCTGAGAAAAAGAG GATACCGGAGATTCTGCAATTCAGAAAAGATTAAGCAGCAATCTGAGTTGTGCACAGATCCTGCTATAG AAAGCCCACAGTCATTGTATAAACATAATTCACCAGAAGATGGCGACATGGAGCTAAATCTGGTATACTCAGACGTTCAACTGAACACCACCACTCAAT CACCCCAAAGAAGCTCTCGTGTCCCCATACCAGATGAAG GTGTCCACTATGCTATTGTGAAGCCAGGGTGA